One genomic region from Balaenoptera acutorostrata chromosome 1, mBalAcu1.1, whole genome shotgun sequence encodes:
- the NECAP2 gene encoding adaptin ear-binding coat-associated protein 2 isoform X3, whose product MEEGEYESVLCVKPEVHVYRIPPRATNRGYRAAEWQLDQPSWSGRLRITAKGQVAYIKLEDRTSGELFAQAPVDQFPGTAVESVMDSSRYFVIRIEDGNGRRAFIGIGFGDRGDAFDFNVALQDHFKWVKQQCEFAKQAENPDQGPKLDLSFKEGQTIKLNIANMKKKEGAAGTPRARPASTGGLSLLPPPPGGKTSTLIPPPGEQLSVGASIVQPAVAPSSGRPPARLSQAQAGSSSDLSATLFPHKTSGKELPRLGGRKEDEALPGQPLFGA is encoded by the exons ATGGAGGAAGGCGAGTACGAGTCTGTTCTGTGTGTCAAGCCAGAGGTCCACGTCTACCGCATCCCGCCGCGGGCCACCAACCGTGGTTACAG GGCTGCGGAATGGCAGCTGGACCAGCCATCATGGAGTGGCCGGCTGCGGATCACTGCAAAAGGGCAGGTGGCCTACATCAAGCTGGAGGACAGGACCTCAG GGGAGCTCTTTGCTCAGGCCCCAGTGGATCAGTTTCCAGGCACAGCTGTGGAGAGCGTGATGGATTCCAGCAGGTACTTCGTTATCCGCATCGAAGATGGAAACG GGCGACGGGCGTTTATTGGAATTGGCTTCGGGGACCGAGGTGATGCCTTTGACTTCAATGTTGCCTTGCAGGACCATTTCAA GTGGGTGAAACAGCAGTGTGAATTTGCAAAACAAGCCGAGAACCCAGATCAAGGTCCCAAATTGGACCTAAGCTTCAAGGAGGGCCAGACCATCAAGCTCAACATTGCA AAcatgaagaagaaggaaggagcagCTGGGACTCCCCGAGCCCGGCCCGCCAGCACAGGAGGACTGAgcctgcttccccctcccccaggggggAAAACCTCCACCCTGATCCCTCCCCCTGGGGAGCAGTTGTCTGTGGGGGCGTCCATCGTCCAGCCAGCAGTTGCTCCCAGTTCAG GTCGACCTCCAGCCAGACTCAGCCAGGCACAGGCTGGGTCCAGTTCTGACCTGAGCGCAACTCTTTTTCCTCATAAAACTTCTGGAAAGGAGCTGCCTCGTCTGGGCGGAAGGAAGGAGGATGAAGCACTCCCTGGCCAGCCTCTGTTTGGAGCGtga
- the NECAP2 gene encoding adaptin ear-binding coat-associated protein 2 isoform X2 — MEEGEYESVLCVKPEVHVYRIPPRATNRGYRAAEWQLDQPSWSGRLRITAKGQVAYIKLEDRTSGELFAQAPVDQFPGTAVESVMDSSRYFVIRIEDGNGRRAFIGIGFGDRGDAFDFNVALQDHFKWVKQQCEFAKQAENPDQGPKLDLSFKEGQTIKLNIANMKKKEGAAGTPRARPASTGGLSLLPPPPGGKTSTLIPPPGEQLSVGASIVQPAVAPSSGGATVSWPQPKPAATATADIWGDFTKSTGDCT, encoded by the exons ATGGAGGAAGGCGAGTACGAGTCTGTTCTGTGTGTCAAGCCAGAGGTCCACGTCTACCGCATCCCGCCGCGGGCCACCAACCGTGGTTACAG GGCTGCGGAATGGCAGCTGGACCAGCCATCATGGAGTGGCCGGCTGCGGATCACTGCAAAAGGGCAGGTGGCCTACATCAAGCTGGAGGACAGGACCTCAG GGGAGCTCTTTGCTCAGGCCCCAGTGGATCAGTTTCCAGGCACAGCTGTGGAGAGCGTGATGGATTCCAGCAGGTACTTCGTTATCCGCATCGAAGATGGAAACG GGCGACGGGCGTTTATTGGAATTGGCTTCGGGGACCGAGGTGATGCCTTTGACTTCAATGTTGCCTTGCAGGACCATTTCAA GTGGGTGAAACAGCAGTGTGAATTTGCAAAACAAGCCGAGAACCCAGATCAAGGTCCCAAATTGGACCTAAGCTTCAAGGAGGGCCAGACCATCAAGCTCAACATTGCA AAcatgaagaagaaggaaggagcagCTGGGACTCCCCGAGCCCGGCCCGCCAGCACAGGAGGACTGAgcctgcttccccctcccccaggggggAAAACCTCCACCCTGATCCCTCCCCCTGGGGAGCAGTTGTCTGTGGGGGCGTCCATCGTCCAGCCAGCAGTTGCTCCCAGTTCAG GAGGTGCCACTGTGTCCTGGCCGCAGCCCAAGCCTGCCGCTACTGCCACCGCCGACATCTGGGGAGACTTTACCAAATCCACAGG gGACTGTACGTGA
- the NECAP2 gene encoding adaptin ear-binding coat-associated protein 2 isoform X1 has protein sequence MEEGEYESVLCVKPEVHVYRIPPRATNRGYRAAEWQLDQPSWSGRLRITAKGQVAYIKLEDRTSGELFAQAPVDQFPGTAVESVMDSSRYFVIRIEDGNGRRAFIGIGFGDRGDAFDFNVALQDHFKWVKQQCEFAKQAENPDQGPKLDLSFKEGQTIKLNIANMKKKEGAAGTPRARPASTGGLSLLPPPPGGKTSTLIPPPGEQLSVGASIVQPAVAPSSGGATVSWPQPKPAATATADIWGDFTKSTGSTSSQTQPGTGWVQF, from the exons ATGGAGGAAGGCGAGTACGAGTCTGTTCTGTGTGTCAAGCCAGAGGTCCACGTCTACCGCATCCCGCCGCGGGCCACCAACCGTGGTTACAG GGCTGCGGAATGGCAGCTGGACCAGCCATCATGGAGTGGCCGGCTGCGGATCACTGCAAAAGGGCAGGTGGCCTACATCAAGCTGGAGGACAGGACCTCAG GGGAGCTCTTTGCTCAGGCCCCAGTGGATCAGTTTCCAGGCACAGCTGTGGAGAGCGTGATGGATTCCAGCAGGTACTTCGTTATCCGCATCGAAGATGGAAACG GGCGACGGGCGTTTATTGGAATTGGCTTCGGGGACCGAGGTGATGCCTTTGACTTCAATGTTGCCTTGCAGGACCATTTCAA GTGGGTGAAACAGCAGTGTGAATTTGCAAAACAAGCCGAGAACCCAGATCAAGGTCCCAAATTGGACCTAAGCTTCAAGGAGGGCCAGACCATCAAGCTCAACATTGCA AAcatgaagaagaaggaaggagcagCTGGGACTCCCCGAGCCCGGCCCGCCAGCACAGGAGGACTGAgcctgcttccccctcccccaggggggAAAACCTCCACCCTGATCCCTCCCCCTGGGGAGCAGTTGTCTGTGGGGGCGTCCATCGTCCAGCCAGCAGTTGCTCCCAGTTCAG GAGGTGCCACTGTGTCCTGGCCGCAGCCCAAGCCTGCCGCTACTGCCACCGCCGACATCTGGGGAGACTTTACCAAATCCACAGG GTCGACCTCCAGCCAGACTCAGCCAGGCACAGGCTGGGTCCAGTTCTGA